Proteins encoded by one window of Vitis riparia cultivar Riparia Gloire de Montpellier isolate 1030 chromosome 11, EGFV_Vit.rip_1.0, whole genome shotgun sequence:
- the LOC117924893 gene encoding MDIS1-interacting receptor like kinase 2-like translates to MVMTQLMASLFILVLALLYNSHVWGSPLVGGETQERNEAVALLRWKASLDNESQTFLSSWFGSSPCNNWVGIACWKPKAGSVTHLNLSGFGLRGNLPLEMGMLSDLQHLNLASNNLSGSIPKQLGECWKLLHLNLSKNNFEESIPSEIGNMISLGSLDLSENMLTGEIPQQLGKLQNLEILNLSHNGLSGSIPSTFKDMLGLSSVDISYNQLEGPLPNIKAFREASFEALRNNSGLCGTAAVLMACISSIENKASEKDHKIVILIIILISSILFLLFVFVGLYFLLCRRVRFRKHKSRETSCEDLFAIWGHDGEMLYEDIIKVTSEFNSKYCIGGGGYGTVYKAELPTGRVVAVKKFHPQQDGGMADLKAFTAEIRALTEMRHRNIVKLYGFCSHAEHTFLIYEFMEKGSLRHILSNEEEALELDWSMRLNIVKGVAEALSYMHHDCSPPIIHRDISSSNVLLDSEYEGHVSDFGTARLLKPDSSNWTSFAGTFGYTAPELAYTLEVNDKTDVFSFGVVTLEVLMGRHPGDLISYLSSSSPSSSASYFSLLKDVLDPRLSPPSDQVVEDVVFVMKLAFACLHANPKSRPTMRQVSQALSSEQKPQQQQQQQQVSSSASQPSRSTSASQLPAELLNLPTS, encoded by the exons ATGGTCATGACCCAACTCATGGCTTCCTTATTCATCCTTGTTCTAGCTCTTCTCTATAATTCACATGTTTGGGGTTCCCCTTTGGTTGGAGGAGAGACACAAGAAAGAAACGAAGCAGTGGCTCTTCTAAGGTGGAAAGCCAGCCTTGATAACGAAAGCCAAACCTTCCTGTCTTCTTGGTTTGGAAGCAGCCCTTGCAACAATTGGGTTGGGATTGCTTGTTGGAAGCCGAAGGCCGGAAGCGTCACGCACTTAAACCTTAGCGGTTTTGGTTTGAGAG GCAACCTTCCTTTGGAAATGGGAATGCTATCTGATCTTCAACATCTTAACTTGGCATCAAACAACTTAAGTGGCTCAATTCCTAAACAACTGGGAGAGTGTTGGAAATTATTGCACTTGAATTTGAgcaagaataattttgaagaaaGCATTCCATCTGAGATCGGCAATATGATCTCTCTTGGAAGTCTCGATCTTAGTGAAAATATGCTTACAGGAGAAATACCACAGCAGCTTGGCAAATTGCAGAACCTAGAAATATTGAACCTCTCTCATAATGGACTCTCTGGTTCTATACCATCCACATTCAAGGATATGCTGGGCCTTAGTTCTGTTGATATATCTTACAACCAATTAGAGGGTCCTCTTCCCAACATCAAAGCCTTTCGAGAGGCTTCGTTTGAGGCACTTAGAAACAATAGTGGTTTGTGTGGAACTGCTGCTGTTCTGATGGCCTGTATCTCCTCTATAGAGAACAAAGCTAGTGAGAAGGACCataaaattgtgattttgatcATAATCCTTATCTCGAGCATTCTATTTCTTCTCTTCGTTTTCGTGggactttattttcttctttgtcgAAGGGTGAGGTTCAGAAAACACAAGTCAAGAGAGACTTCTTGTGAAGATCTATTTGCAATATGGGGCCATGATGGAGAGATGTTGTATGAAGACATCATCAAGGTAACTTCGGAGTTCAATTCGAAATATTGCATTGGTGGGGGAGGATATGGAACAGTTTATAAGGCCGAGCTACCAACTGGTAGAGTTGTTGCTGTGAAAAAGTTTCATCCACAACAAGATGGGGGGATGGCTGATTTGAAAGCTTTTACTGCTGAGATTCGTGCTTTAACAGAAATGAGACATCGCAACATTGTGAAACTCTACGGGTTTTGTTCACATGCAGAAcacacatttttaatttatgagttCATGGAAAAGGGAAGCCTAAGACACATTCTAAGCAATGAGGAAGAAGCACTGGAATTGGACTGGAGCATGAGGCTGAATATTGTGAAAGGTGTCGCGGAGGCATTATCTTACATGCATCATGATTGCTCACCCCCTATAATTCATAGGGATATATCCAGTAGCAATGTTTTACTGGATTCTGAATATGAAGGTCACGTATCTGACTTTGGCACAGCAAGGCTCTTAAAGCCTGACTCCTCCAATTGGACCTCATTTGCAGGCACCTTTGGGTACACTGCTCCAG AGCTTGCTTACACATTGGAAGTAAATGATAAAACCGATGTTTTTAGTTTTGGAGTGGTAACATTGGAAGTGCTTATGGGAAGACATCCTGGTGATCTCATCTCATACCTATCATCCTCATCACCATCTTCTTCAGCGTCTTATTTTTCACTGTTGAAAGATGTGTTAGACCCTCGCCTGTCACCTCCCTCAGATCAAGTCGTTGAAGATGTTGTCTTTGTTATGAAGCTAGCATTTGCATGCTTGCATGCTAATCCCAAATCTCGGCCAACCATGCGACAAGTTTCTCAAGCACTATCCAGTGAGCAGAAGCctcagcagcagcagcagcagcaacaggTTTCTAGCTCAGCATCTCAACCCAGCAGATCAACCTCAGCATCTCAACTTCCAGCTGAACTTCTCAACCTCCCAACCTCCTAA